A stretch of the Mycobacterium shigaense genome encodes the following:
- a CDS encoding patatin-like phospholipase family protein produces the protein MTTKRALVLAGGGIAGIAWETGILQGIADESPASARLLLDSDVLVGTSAGSAVAAQIGGGTALATLFDRQVAEVSAEIDSGVDVETITELFLTALGEPYDESLPRTRQQMQRIGAVALSTGTVAEPVRRRVIAQRLPSHDWPRRVLRITAIDTATGDLAVFDAASGVELVDAVASSCAVPGAWPPVTVGGRRYMDGGIASSVNLGVAGDCDAAVVLVPSAPDAPSPFGAGPAAEIAAFDGPAFAVFADDGSLKAFGPNPLDPRCRIGSALAGREQGRREASAVARFLGV, from the coding sequence ATGACGACCAAGCGCGCACTGGTGCTGGCCGGTGGGGGCATAGCCGGAATCGCCTGGGAGACGGGTATTTTGCAAGGAATTGCCGACGAGTCGCCGGCGTCCGCGCGGCTGCTGCTGGACTCCGACGTGTTGGTCGGGACGTCGGCGGGTTCAGCGGTTGCCGCGCAAATCGGCGGCGGGACCGCCCTGGCGACGCTGTTCGACCGGCAGGTCGCCGAGGTGTCGGCCGAGATCGATTCCGGCGTCGACGTCGAGACCATCACCGAACTGTTCCTGACCGCTCTGGGCGAGCCGTACGACGAATCGCTGCCCAGGACGCGTCAGCAGATGCAGCGGATCGGGGCCGTGGCGCTGAGCACCGGTACCGTGGCCGAGCCGGTCCGCCGCCGGGTGATCGCGCAACGCCTGCCGTCGCACGATTGGCCCCGGCGGGTGCTGCGCATCACGGCGATCGACACGGCCACCGGCGATTTGGCGGTCTTCGATGCCGCATCGGGAGTCGAACTTGTCGATGCGGTGGCATCGAGCTGCGCGGTGCCGGGCGCGTGGCCGCCGGTGACGGTCGGGGGTCGGCGGTACATGGACGGCGGGATCGCGAGCTCGGTGAATCTCGGCGTGGCCGGCGACTGCGACGCGGCCGTGGTGCTGGTGCCCTCGGCGCCCGACGCGCCCTCGCCGTTCGGCGCCGGGCCTGCCGCCGAGATTGCGGCGTTCGACGGCCCCGCCTTCGCGGTCTTCGCCGATGACGGCTCGCTGAAAGCCTTCGGGCCCAACCCGTTAGACCCGCGTTGCCGGATCGGCTCGGCGCTGGCCGGTCGCGAGCAGGGCCGCCGCGAGGCCTCGGCCGTCGCGCGGTTCCTGGGCGTGTGA
- a CDS encoding patatin-like phospholipase family protein, which produces MPGEVARSSSPPRVALALGSGGARGYAHIGVIDALTARGYEIVGVTGSSMGAIVGGLQAAGHLDEFADWAKSLTQRTILWLLDPSISAAGVLRAEKILDAVREILGPVAIEDLPIPYTAVATDLLAGKSVWFQRGPLDAAIRASIAIPGLIAPHEVDGRLLADGGILDPLPMAPLAAVNADLTIAVAVSGSEVIDKREPEPAATTEWLNRMVRSTSALLDTSAVRSLLDRPTARAVLGRLGADTFSEGSDDGPTENEHELEAALEVPKLGSFDVVYRAFDIAQSALTRHTLSGYPPDLLIEVPRSTCRSLDFHRAAEVIDAGRALAEQALDSRERPTETPAPPATED; this is translated from the coding sequence GTGCCCGGCGAAGTCGCGCGTTCATCGTCCCCGCCGCGGGTGGCACTGGCCCTGGGCAGCGGCGGCGCCCGCGGCTATGCCCACATCGGAGTGATCGACGCGCTGACCGCGCGGGGCTACGAGATCGTGGGGGTCACCGGCTCGTCGATGGGCGCGATCGTCGGCGGCCTGCAAGCGGCCGGGCACCTCGACGAGTTCGCCGACTGGGCGAAATCCTTGACGCAGCGGACCATCCTGTGGCTGCTGGACCCGTCGATCAGCGCGGCCGGTGTGCTGCGCGCCGAGAAGATCTTGGACGCGGTGCGCGAGATCCTGGGCCCGGTCGCCATCGAGGACCTGCCGATCCCCTACACCGCGGTGGCCACCGATCTGCTGGCGGGGAAGTCGGTGTGGTTCCAGCGTGGCCCCCTCGACGCGGCGATCCGCGCCTCCATCGCGATCCCCGGTCTGATCGCCCCGCACGAAGTCGACGGCCGGCTGCTGGCCGACGGCGGGATCCTCGATCCACTGCCGATGGCCCCGCTCGCGGCGGTCAACGCCGACCTGACGATCGCCGTGGCCGTCAGCGGCAGCGAGGTGATCGACAAGCGCGAGCCGGAACCCGCAGCGACGACCGAGTGGTTGAATCGCATGGTGCGTAGCACTTCTGCGCTACTGGACACCAGCGCCGTCCGCTCGCTGCTGGACCGGCCGACCGCGCGCGCGGTGTTGGGCCGATTAGGCGCGGACACCTTCTCGGAGGGATCAGACGACGGACCGACCGAGAACGAACACGAACTCGAGGCTGCGCTCGAGGTTCCGAAACTGGGCAGCTTCGACGTGGTCTACCGGGCGTTCGACATCGCGCAGTCGGCGTTGACGCGGCATACCCTGTCGGGCTATCCGCCCGATCTGCTGATCGAGGTGCCACGCTCGACGTGCCGCAGCCTCGACTTCCACCGCGCCGCAGAGGTTATCGACGCCGGCCGCGCACTCGCCGAGCAGGCGCTCGATTCCCGCGAGCGGCCGACGGAAACGCCCGCACCGCCCGCCACCGAGGACTGA
- a CDS encoding DUF427 domain-containing protein: MTTDRDYPQTATERGRVEPAPRRVRGYLGSELIFDTTAARYVWEIPYYPAYYVPLADVRTEFLRDEDHPQRVQFGASRLHSLVASGQTHPSAARVFDPGTDSPVAGTVRFEWDALQWFEEDEPIYVHPRSPYTRVDALRSHRHVRVELDGVVLADTESPVLLFETGLPTRYYIDPTDVAFEHLEPSATQTMCPYKGATSGYWSVRVGPPGNQAVHADLAWTYHYPVPAVGQIAGLVAFYNEKLDIAVDGVALPRPNTHFS, from the coding sequence ATGACCACCGACCGTGACTATCCGCAGACGGCCACCGAGCGCGGCAGGGTGGAGCCCGCGCCCCGGCGGGTCCGTGGGTACCTGGGTTCCGAGCTGATATTCGACACCACCGCGGCCCGCTACGTATGGGAAATCCCTTACTACCCAGCCTATTACGTGCCGCTGGCCGACGTGCGCACGGAGTTTCTGCGCGACGAGGATCATCCGCAAAGGGTGCAGTTCGGTGCGTCGCGATTGCACTCTTTGGTCGCGAGCGGTCAGACGCACCCGTCGGCCGCACGCGTATTCGACCCCGGCACCGACAGCCCGGTGGCGGGGACCGTGCGCTTCGAGTGGGATGCGCTGCAGTGGTTCGAAGAAGACGAACCCATCTACGTCCACCCGCGCAGCCCCTACACGCGGGTCGACGCCCTGCGCTCGCATCGCCACGTTCGGGTCGAGCTCGACGGTGTCGTGCTCGCCGACACCGAGTCCCCGGTGCTGTTGTTCGAAACCGGCTTGCCCACAAGGTATTACATCGACCCGACCGATGTCGCCTTCGAACATCTGGAACCCAGTGCGACCCAGACGATGTGCCCGTACAAGGGCGCGACGTCCGGCTACTGGTCGGTGCGGGTGGGCCCGCCCGGCAATCAGGCGGTGCATGCCGACCTTGCCTGGACCTACCACTACCCCGTGCCGGCGGTCGGGCAGATCGCCGGTCTGGTGGCGTTCTACAACGAGAAGCTCGACATCGCGGTCGACGGCGTCGCCCTGCCACGGCCGAACACCCACTTCAGCTGA
- a CDS encoding fatty acid--CoA ligase, whose amino-acid sequence MDSTMQDFPLTITAIMRHGCGVHGARTVTTATGDGYRHTSYRELGRQAAQLANALRGLGITGDERVATFMWNNAEHLAVYLAAPSMGAVLHTLNIRLFPEQIAYVANEAEDRVVLVDLSLAKLLAPVLPELETVHTVIAVGSGDTAALEESGKTVLRYHQLLEGESTEFDWPDIDERSAAAMCYTSGTTGHPKGVVYSHRSSFLHTMGACSANGIGVGSSDRVLPIVPMFHANAWGLPYAALAAGADLVLPDRHLQAPALLDMIEKLRPTVTGAVPTIWNDVLHYLEKEPYHDLSSLRLVACGGSAVPVSLMRAFEDKYGVRIKQLWGMTETSPLATMAWPPPGTPDDRHWAYRGTAGQPVCGVEMRIVDDDGQVLPNDGDAVGEVEVRGPWVAGSYYLGRDESKFDSGWLRTGDVGRIDDEGFVTLTDRSKDVIKSGGEWISSVELENHLAGHSEVLEAAVVAVPDERWQERPLAVIVLNEGASVSADELRMFLADKVVRWWLPERWAFADEIPRTSVGKYDKKTIRSRYAEDFYLVIETRD is encoded by the coding sequence ATGGACAGCACGATGCAGGACTTCCCGTTGACCATCACCGCGATCATGCGGCACGGCTGCGGCGTCCACGGCGCCCGTACGGTGACCACCGCCACCGGCGACGGCTACCGGCACACCAGCTATCGGGAACTGGGCCGGCAGGCCGCGCAGCTGGCCAACGCGTTGCGCGGCCTCGGCATCACCGGCGACGAACGCGTCGCGACTTTCATGTGGAACAACGCCGAGCACCTGGCGGTCTACCTGGCCGCGCCGTCGATGGGCGCGGTGCTGCACACCCTCAACATCCGGCTGTTCCCGGAGCAGATCGCCTACGTCGCCAACGAAGCCGAGGACCGGGTCGTGCTGGTCGACTTGTCGCTGGCCAAACTCCTCGCGCCGGTGTTGCCCGAACTCGAAACCGTGCACACCGTGATCGCGGTCGGCAGCGGCGACACGGCCGCGCTGGAGGAGTCGGGCAAGACCGTGCTGCGTTACCACCAGTTGCTCGAGGGCGAGTCGACCGAATTTGACTGGCCGGACATCGACGAGAGGTCCGCGGCCGCGATGTGTTACACCAGCGGCACCACCGGCCACCCCAAAGGCGTCGTCTACAGCCATCGTTCGAGCTTCCTGCACACCATGGGCGCCTGCAGCGCCAACGGCATCGGGGTGGGATCCAGCGACCGGGTGCTGCCGATCGTGCCGATGTTTCACGCCAACGCCTGGGGGCTGCCGTATGCGGCGCTGGCGGCCGGCGCCGACTTGGTGTTGCCCGATCGCCACCTGCAGGCGCCGGCGCTGCTCGACATGATCGAGAAGCTGCGGCCCACCGTGACCGGCGCGGTGCCGACGATCTGGAACGACGTGCTGCATTACCTGGAAAAGGAGCCTTATCACGACTTGTCGTCGCTGCGCCTGGTGGCCTGCGGTGGCTCGGCCGTGCCGGTGTCGCTGATGCGCGCCTTCGAGGACAAGTACGGTGTGCGGATCAAGCAGCTGTGGGGCATGACGGAAACCTCCCCCCTGGCCACCATGGCGTGGCCACCGCCGGGCACCCCGGACGACCGGCACTGGGCCTACCGCGGGACCGCGGGCCAGCCGGTGTGCGGCGTGGAAATGCGGATCGTCGACGACGACGGCCAGGTGCTGCCCAACGACGGCGACGCCGTGGGTGAGGTCGAGGTGCGCGGCCCGTGGGTCGCCGGTTCCTACTACCTCGGGCGCGACGAATCGAAGTTCGATTCGGGCTGGCTGCGCACCGGCGATGTCGGCCGCATCGACGACGAGGGCTTCGTCACGCTGACCGACCGGTCCAAGGACGTGATCAAGTCCGGCGGCGAGTGGATCTCCTCGGTAGAACTGGAGAATCACCTGGCCGGGCATTCCGAGGTGCTCGAGGCCGCGGTCGTCGCAGTCCCCGACGAACGCTGGCAGGAACGGCCGTTGGCCGTCATCGTGCTGAACGAGGGCGCCTCGGTCAGCGCGGATGAACTGCGAATGTTCCTCGCGGACAAGGTCGTTCGGTGGTGGCTGCCCGAGCGTTGGGCGTTCGCCGACGAGATTCCGCGCACCAGCGTGGGCAAGTACGACAAGAAGACCATCCGGTCCCGCTACGCCGAGGACTTCTACCTGGTCATCGAGACGCGCGACTGA
- a CDS encoding class II glutamine amidotransferase produces MCRLFGLHAGTRARAATFWLLDAPDSLSAQSRRNPDGTGLGVFEADGRPRLYKQPIAAWQDADFATEALRKTGTTFIAHVRYATTGSLDVRNTRPFLQDGRIFAHNGVLEGLEILDERLRAVGTADLILGQTDSERVFALITASIRAAGGDICAGIADAMTWLAANVPIYAVNILLSTATDMWALRYPETHQLCLLDRRDDALPPAFDLRTIRIHAQSEELRTRSSVVLATEPMDDDPRWQLLHPGELVHVDGSLQIDRTMILPDPPRQLLRREELSRPVEDAQHALPNTRKL; encoded by the coding sequence ATGTGTCGACTCTTCGGCCTGCATGCCGGGACGCGCGCCCGCGCGGCGACCTTCTGGCTGCTGGACGCGCCGGACAGCCTGTCCGCGCAGAGCAGGCGCAACCCGGACGGCACGGGTCTGGGCGTCTTCGAAGCCGACGGCCGGCCGAGGCTGTACAAGCAGCCGATCGCGGCGTGGCAGGACGCCGACTTCGCCACCGAGGCGCTCCGCAAGACCGGGACGACGTTCATCGCCCACGTGCGCTACGCGACGACGGGCTCGCTGGACGTCCGCAACACCCGCCCGTTCCTGCAGGACGGCCGCATCTTCGCGCACAACGGCGTCCTCGAGGGGCTCGAGATTCTCGACGAACGGCTGCGTGCGGTCGGTACCGCCGATCTGATTCTGGGCCAAACCGATTCGGAGCGGGTGTTCGCGTTGATCACTGCCTCGATCCGCGCCGCCGGCGGCGACATCTGCGCCGGCATCGCCGACGCGATGACCTGGCTCGCGGCGAACGTACCGATCTACGCGGTCAACATTCTGCTGAGCACGGCCACGGACATGTGGGCACTGCGCTATCCCGAGACCCACCAGCTCTGTCTGCTGGACCGGCGCGACGATGCTCTCCCGCCGGCATTCGACTTGCGCACCATACGAATTCACGCGCAGTCCGAGGAGTTGCGCACGCGGTCGTCGGTGGTGCTGGCGACGGAGCCGATGGACGACGACCCGCGCTGGCAGCTGCTGCACCCCGGCGAGCTGGTGCACGTTGACGGCTCCCTGCAGATCGACCGGACGATGATCCTGCCCGATCCGCCGCGGCAGCTGCTGCGGCGCGAGGAACTCAGCAGGCCCGTCGAAGACGCGCAGCACGCGCTGCCCAACACCCGGAAGTTGTGA
- the lpqV gene encoding lipoprotein LpqV: MVVVAAGLAGLLGLTACGHGTPGGPATSSAARPSTVARAPSQAPPGMVGLSPAGVTTRVDVPAESTEEEYYQACHAAKVWMDAQPKAGGQSLLEPYLAMVQAAPSGTPGSWNARWVELTPARQAAVITAARAAAGDECG, encoded by the coding sequence GTGGTCGTGGTGGCCGCCGGGTTGGCCGGCCTGCTCGGGCTCACTGCGTGCGGGCACGGCACCCCCGGCGGCCCCGCCACGTCCTCGGCGGCGCGGCCGTCAACCGTTGCGCGCGCGCCGAGTCAGGCGCCGCCGGGTATGGTGGGGCTCTCGCCCGCCGGCGTGACGACCCGGGTCGACGTCCCCGCAGAGTCGACCGAAGAGGAGTACTACCAGGCGTGTCACGCCGCGAAGGTGTGGATGGATGCCCAGCCCAAGGCCGGCGGTCAGTCGCTGTTGGAGCCGTATCTGGCGATGGTCCAGGCGGCGCCGTCGGGCACCCCGGGCAGCTGGAATGCCCGGTGGGTGGAGCTGACGCCAGCGCGGCAGGCGGCCGTGATCACCGCCGCGCGCGCCGCGGCCGGCGACGAATGCGGCTAA
- a CDS encoding cupin domain-containing protein, with product MSLPAVSPVAPRPRTPAAPPAGPTRLRVSDLLHATDRAADDVLSGRCDHLLPAGGVPQSKRWFTRIQGDDELDIWLISWVRGHATELHDHGGSLGALTVLSGSLHEYRWDGKGLRRRRLDAGDQAGFPLGWVHDVVWAPRPSPGPVIALNGPVAPTLSVHAYSPPLTAMSYYDITQRHTLRRQRTELTDQPEGT from the coding sequence ATGTCTTTGCCTGCCGTCAGTCCCGTCGCGCCGCGCCCGCGAACCCCAGCCGCCCCGCCCGCCGGTCCGACGCGGCTGCGGGTTTCCGACCTGTTGCATGCCACCGACCGCGCCGCCGACGATGTCCTCAGCGGACGCTGCGATCACCTGCTGCCCGCGGGCGGCGTCCCGCAGTCGAAACGATGGTTCACCCGAATCCAGGGCGACGACGAGCTGGACATCTGGTTGATCAGCTGGGTGCGGGGCCATGCCACCGAACTGCACGACCACGGCGGATCACTGGGGGCGCTGACGGTGCTGTCCGGGTCGCTCCACGAATATCGTTGGGACGGAAAGGGATTACGGAGGCGCCGGCTGGATGCCGGTGACCAGGCCGGGTTTCCGCTGGGCTGGGTCCATGACGTGGTGTGGGCGCCGCGGCCGTCGCCGGGGCCCGTGATCGCGCTGAACGGGCCGGTCGCACCGACCCTGAGCGTGCACGCCTACTCGCCGCCGCTGACCGCCATGTCCTACTACGACATCACCCAGCGTCACACGCTGCGTCGCCAGCGCACCGAACTGACCGACCAACCGGAAGGGACGTGA
- a CDS encoding DUF6295 family protein, translating to MCTYLTEHVEIEGSGKGATGWFGADRATVYVDHPVHAPYGHTVNIDVINPQLGPAARVALELTEESALALADAIHKAISHAPAGLASKNQ from the coding sequence ATGTGCACTTACCTCACCGAACACGTCGAGATCGAGGGCAGCGGCAAGGGCGCCACGGGTTGGTTCGGTGCCGACCGCGCGACGGTCTACGTGGACCATCCCGTCCACGCGCCCTACGGGCACACCGTCAACATCGACGTGATCAACCCGCAGTTGGGTCCGGCGGCGCGTGTCGCGCTCGAACTCACCGAGGAAAGCGCGCTGGCGCTGGCCGACGCCATCCACAAAGCCATTTCGCACGCGCCGGCTGGCCTGGCGTCCAAGAACCAGTAG
- a CDS encoding YncE family protein: MSDSRGREAARATLDAAPIGRVFVEIAVGDGPISGLATSSDGTRLIVSNYGTGSVSIIDTDHCRVVETIDGLDEPFALAMGGPGADRAYVSTVSPAYDAIAVIDTSTNTVVARHPLALSVSDLAVAPRGERVYASRNGTRIADVAVLDTATGRIETVDLGVRGPGITADCVGASPDGDRAYVGVNGPSGGRLVMIEAAQPDEAARPQPSTRSGARDGRTGLRVVGSVEIGLPVRGVALSPTGALVYVASCDPELGVVVDAVDTRTRKIASTCKLGELSGILTGFTLSADGDRAYLVSDDRVTVLCTLTEDVLGTLRVPAQPSCAAESPDGTRLYVADYAGAVTVTPVDWSDRCDVEDDVPCGDVPTAWAVPEFMAYEPALT, translated from the coding sequence ATGAGCGACAGCAGAGGCCGGGAGGCCGCCCGTGCAACCCTCGACGCCGCGCCGATCGGCCGCGTCTTCGTCGAGATCGCCGTCGGCGACGGGCCCATCAGCGGCTTGGCCACCAGCAGCGACGGCACCCGGTTGATCGTGTCCAACTACGGCACCGGCAGCGTGTCGATCATCGACACCGACCACTGCCGGGTTGTCGAGACCATCGATGGCCTCGACGAGCCGTTCGCCCTTGCCATGGGCGGCCCCGGGGCCGATCGCGCGTATGTCAGCACCGTGTCGCCCGCCTACGACGCCATCGCGGTGATCGACACGTCCACCAACACCGTCGTCGCGAGGCATCCGCTCGCGCTGTCCGTGAGCGACTTGGCGGTCGCCCCGCGCGGCGAGCGGGTGTATGCCAGCCGAAACGGCACCCGGATCGCCGACGTGGCCGTCCTGGACACCGCGACCGGCCGGATCGAGACGGTCGACCTCGGCGTGCGGGGGCCGGGGATCACGGCCGACTGCGTCGGCGCGAGCCCCGACGGTGATCGCGCGTACGTCGGCGTCAACGGGCCGTCCGGTGGCCGGCTCGTCATGATCGAGGCAGCCCAGCCGGACGAAGCGGCGCGCCCGCAGCCGTCCACCCGATCGGGTGCACGCGACGGGCGCACCGGCTTGCGTGTGGTCGGCTCGGTGGAAATCGGCTTACCCGTGCGCGGCGTCGCGCTCAGTCCTACCGGCGCCCTGGTCTACGTTGCCAGCTGTGATCCCGAATTGGGCGTGGTGGTCGATGCGGTCGACACCCGCACCCGCAAGATCGCCAGCACCTGCAAGCTCGGCGAGCTCAGCGGCATTCTCACCGGATTCACGCTCAGCGCCGACGGCGATCGCGCCTATCTGGTCAGCGACGACCGCGTGACCGTGCTGTGCACGCTCACCGAGGATGTCCTCGGCACGCTACGGGTCCCGGCCCAGCCGTCGTGCGCCGCAGAAAGCCCGGATGGAACACGCCTTTACGTCGCCGACTACGCCGGCGCGGTCACCGTCACACCGGTCGACTGGTCCGACCGGTGTGACGTCGAGGACGACGTGCCCTGCGGCGACGTCCCGACGGCGTGGGCTGTGCCCGAGTTCATGGCCTACGAGCCGGCGCTCACCTAG